The nucleotide window GACGCCGCCGCCCGGCTGCCCGGTGTTCTGCGAGATCACCGCGCCGGTGATCTTTCCCTGCAGCGCCTGGTCGACGGCGTTGGCGCCGGGGGCGCGGTTCACCGCCTCGCCGCTGACGCTGGCCACCACGTTGCCGACCTCGCGGCGCTCGGTGGGGGCGCCGGTGCCGGTGGCCACGATCCCCTCCAGCTGCAGCGCCGTCTCCTGCAGGGTGATGGGCTGCACCTCCACGGCGCGCTCGGCGCCGAGCGTCACCGTGCTGGTGCCCTGGCCGCGGCCGAGCTGCGCGGCGACCACGGTGTACGCGCCGGACGAGACGCTGGCGACGAGGGTGTACTGGCCGGTGGCGTTGGTGGTGGTGCGCGCCTGCGTGCCGCGCAGGCTCACGCTCACGTCGGCCAGCGGCCGGCGGGTGGCGGCGTCGACCACGGTGCCGCGCAGGGTGTAGGCGTTCTGGGCCACCGCGGGCGCCGCCGCGGCGCCCAGCGCCAGCAGCACCGCCGCGCCGAGCAGCCGGCGCATTCGGGTTGGGGGCATCTGCGTTCTCCTGCTGATGCGTGGATCGGGAAGGCCCGTCCGGTGGATGTCCGCGAACGGGGTGGGAGACGAGGGGAACGCGCGGGGCGGCGGACGGGCCGCCGGTCCGCGCCGGGTGTGCGATGAATGGATGTTTGTATACGCGCGGGCGCCGTCCCCCCGCAAGGATTGACAACTTCACCGGAGAAGACGAGGAGGGCGCGGGGGATCGTGTCCCCCGCGCCCTCCTCGCTTCTCTGGCCGTCGCCGTCGATGGATCGCTATCCCCCGGCCGACACCTCCGCCGACACCTCGCGGATGACCGCCTCGGTCGGGTTGGGGTGCCGGAGATGGCGGCGCTCTTCGTCGAGCCCCTCTCGCGCGATCTCCGTCCAGCGCGCCAGCACCGCCGGGCTCTCGACCAGCTCCACGAGATGGGGATCGAACTGCCGGCCGGCGCCCTCGTCCAGCTTCTCCAGCGCCTCCTCCACCGGCATGGCGTCCTTGTAGGTGCGCGGCTGCGTCATCGCGTCGAACACGTCGGCCACGGTGATGATGCGCGCCGCCAGCGGGATCCGCTCGCCCGCCAGGCCGTTGGGATAGCCGCTGCCGTCCCAGCACTCGTGGTGGCTGCCCACGATGCGCTGCAGCCCGGGGTGCATCTCCTCCAGCGGCGCCAGGATCGCCGCGCTCTGGTGGGGATGGTGCTTGATCTCGGCCCGCTGTGCCTCGTTCAGCCGCTTGCGCGAGTGCACGATCACGAAGAAGCGGTCGTCGATCTTCCCCATGTCGTGCAGCAGCGCGCCGACGCGCAGCGTGGCCATTTCGTCGCGCGACAGGCCGCCGCACGCCTGGGCCAGCGCGAAGCTGAGGTCGGCCACGCGCCGGCTGTGCCGCGCGGTCACGGGGTCGTCGGCGGTCAGCGCGTTGAGGAGCAGGTCCACGAGCTTGCGGTGCATCAGCCGCGTGGTGCGCTCGCGCCGCGCCGCGTCGAGCGCCCAGCCGATGCCCACGAGCCCGGCTGTGGCGAGCGCGGCGCTCGCGAGGGCCGCCGCCTGGCGCCTGTTGCCCGGGAGAATTGCCATTGTCGCAGTCGGGGTGGTCGCAAGTCCCTGAATCGCAAGTAGATGCCCGCACCTGCACAACGTACGCCACGGCTTTGTGGATGCTCGTTCCCGCGCCCTTTCAGGCCACCGTGAGCACGCAAACCGGACACACTTGCGCAACCTCGGCCCGACGTTTAGGTTGAACGAAGTAGACCGCCGCGCAAGGAGGAACGAAGTGATCAGCCTGATGCCCCGGAGGGAGCGCCGGATTGTGGACCAGCTGGTCCGGGTCGCCGGCAGCGAAGGGGCCTTCGAAGCCGCGATCCACGAGACGCGCCGGCGCGTTGGGCGTACGCCGCAAGCAGCCGAAGTGCTGTTGACGATCCTGAGGAAGAGAGAGCGAGAACTGGAGCGACAGATCGCAGCTGGTGGCTGACTCCCTGGCGGCGGCTTCCACGAGCGCCCGGCGGCCGACCCGGCTGCCGGGCGCTTACTCATTCATCCCGGCTCCGACCTCACGATGCCTTCGATCGCGTGGTCCACCGTTGCAGTGCTGGCGCTGCTACTGCCCGGGTTCCTGTTCTTTACCGGGCTGAACACGCCCGAGGGGTTCTCCCGCGACCTGGCTCCCCGCAATCCGCTGGGGACGCTCTCCGCCGTGGTTCTCGTTTCGTTCGTGACACACTCGGTCTTCACCGCAATTTCCGCGATGACGGGGGTTGGCGTGGACTGGGCGGCCGCACTCTCGGTGGTCCAGCTCTCACCGCCGTCCGGGCCCGTTGCGGCTGCGCGTGCCTTCGCAGAACACCCGTGGCGCGTGACGACCTACATCGTCATGAGCTCTGCCGCCGGGCTGGTGTGCGGAGCGGCGGCGGGAATGCTCGTGGTCGGAGTGAAGCTGCGCGGAAAATCGTGTGCGCCGCTTCGATTCCTGGCACAACATCGCTGGGTGTACGAACTCGATCCCGGCCGGGCGGAGACGATCCGCTACGTCCACGTGCTCGCGGACCTCGGGTACGACGGCCGCCATGTCCTCTATCGCGGCCGCCTTGAAGGCTTCGGGATCAACTCCGACGGTGCGTTCGCCTACCTGCTCATTTCCGGCGCCCAGCAGCGATTTCTTCGTCTCGACCACAAAGACATGCCCGGCGGAGCCGTGCCGCATACCGGCCCACTGGAAGCGATCGGCGGCGGCTCCTCCGACCCCGCTCACCTGGTGATCGCCGGTGCCGCGATCAAGAACGTCGTGTTCCAGGGGATGAATGTGGGTAACCTCCGAAGAACCAGCCCCGCCATAGAGCGGGCCGCACGACTCGAAGCGAAGGCGCATGGGGGAGCGATCGATCCCGCTGGAGAGCTCGCGAAGATCCGGGCAATCATTCGCGAGGTCGCCGCTTCGCTTCCGGAGAATGGCGAGGCGGCGCCCACATCGGCCGAGGAGGCTGGATGCCCCGATTCCGGCCCGTCCATTGGCAACGCGGATGAACCTGCGGCGCGCGAGGACGGACTCTGAACCCGAGCGGCGGTCGAACGAAGCTGGCGCGCGTCATCGTTGCGACGGCGGATAAGGCGCGTTAGCGTGGCGGGTGATCCCACCATCCGCAGGTCGGCGGCGGCCCACCTCCCGCCGGGTGCGCGGCGCCCGCTACGGGGCGGGCGCGGTCTTTCCCATCTGCCGCGAGGTGAGCGATGAACGACAAGCTGAGGCTGGATCCCGACGCGCTGCGCGTGGAGAGCTTCGCCGCGCAGGCGACACCCACCGCGCGCGGAACGGTGCGCGCGAACGAGGAGGCCACGCAGAACATCTCCTGCCGCACCTTCTGCTTCACCACGCCCTGCTGTCCGGAAACGGTCACCTGCCCCGCGTGAGCGGGTGACGCGAAGCACGCGGGCCCGGGCCTCCACCGCCCGGGCCCGCGATTTCGTGCACGAAGGTTGCGGCTCGCGGGAGCCGACATCCCCATCACCCCTTGCCGGAGGAAATCCCGATGCGGAAGACCCTCGCGTTCGTCGCCCTGCTGGCGCTGTGCGCCGCCCCTGCCGCCGCGCAGCAGTCCGGCCCCGCCGCGCCGCCGGAGCCCGTGGCCGCCGCCGCCAACGAGCAGCCGGCGCAGGCCCCCGCGCCCTCGCTCTTCCCCACCCGCGACGAGGTGCGGGCGCAGGTGCGCGCGGCCGAGGAGTCGCGCGGCTCGCGCGGGGCGATGGTGGAGGGCGAGTTCATCGCCCTCGTCCTCGCGATCATCGTGGGCATCGTCATCGCCGCGGTGGTCCTGGACTGATTCGCCCGACACCCGCGGAGATCGAGGAGCAGGGGAAGACCGGTCTTCCCTGCTCCCTTCCGTGCGTCACCCCAGGTCCGGGTGAAGCATGGGCGCGTCCGACCGAATCTCGTGCTGCCGCGATGATAGATCCTTCGGCCTGCAAAACTCTTGCAGGGACGCTGATTACGGTCTGGCCGGCCTCAGGATGACGTCAGCGTGGTATCGGGCTGGGTGCATCAACCACATGCCCGGATTTCGTATCAACTCCAGCTCAGCCCCGCCACCTGGCGCGTGGCCACGTTCAGGCGGTTCCACACGTTGATGGTGGCGATGGAGAGGAGGAGCGACGCCAGCCCCTGCTCGTCGTAGTGGCGCGCCGCCTCGTTCCACACCTCGTCGGGCACCGGGTCGGCGCGGTCACCGATGCGCGTCACCGCCTCGGTGAGCGCCAGCGCGGCGCGCTCGGCGTCGCTGTAGTAGGGCGCGTCGCGCCACCCGGCCAGCGCGAACAGGCGCTCGTCCGTCTCCCCCGCCTTCCGCATCATCCGCGGATGCTGGTCCAGGCAGACCGCGCAGCCGTTGATCTGGCTGGCGCGCAGGTGCACCAGCCCCATCGTCTTCACCGGCACGCCTCCCTTCTCCGACGCCACGTTGAGCGCCTGCAGCGCCTTCAGCGCCTCGGGAACCAACACCGCCGGGTTGCTCATGCGTGCTTCCATCGCTCGTTTCTCCCTGATCTCCAGTGTTCGCTTGCCGGCCCGGTCATTCGGGCTCGATCCGACGACGCGGCCGGCCGAATCCCCTTCGTCACATCGGCCGCGTTCCGTTCGTCAGAGCGTTGACGGAACGCGAACCGGAAACGTGACCGATGACCGAGACCGACTGGCTAGCACGGCGATTCGAGGCCAACCGCACGCACCTGCGGGCGGTGGCGTACCGGATGCTCGGCTCCGCGGCCGAGGCCGACGACGCCGTGCAGGAGGCGTGGCTGCGCCTGGCCCGCGCCGACACGAGCGGGGTGGAGAACCTGGGGGGATGGCTGACGACGGTGGTGGCGCGCGTCTGCCTTGACATGCTGCGCACCCGCCGGTCGCGCGGAGAGGAATCGCTGGACGCCGCGCCGGGTGATGCGATCGGCCGCGGCGGCGGGGCCGATCCCGAGCGCGAGGCGCTGCTGGCGGACTCGGTCGGCCTCGCGCTGCTGGTGGTGCTGCAGAAGCTGGCGCCCGCCGAGCGCGTGGCCTTCGTGCTGCACGACATGTTCGACCTGCCGTTCGACGAGATCGCGCCGATCGTCGGCCGCACGCCCACGGCGGCGCGGCAGCTGGCCAGCCGCGCGCGACGCCGCGTGCGGGGCGCGGACGCGGCGCCGGACCGCGCGCGCCAGCAGGAGATCGTGAAGGCGTTCCTCGCCGCGTCGCGCGGCGGCGACCTGGAGGCGCTGCTGGCGGTGCTCGACCCCGACGTCGTCTTCCGCGCCGACCGCGTGGCGGCGGCGATGGGCGGACACGGAGAGCTGCGCGGCGCCGCGGCGGTGGCGGCCACGTTCAAGGGCCGCGCAAGGGCAGCCCGCCCGGCGCTCGTCGGCGACGGCGTGGGCCTCGCCGTGGTCGTTGGCGGCGAGCTGCGCATCGTGCTCGCGACAACCATCGCCGGCGGGAAGATCGTGGGGATCGATGCCATCGCCGACCCCGAACGCCTGCGCGCGCTCGATCTCACGATCCTCGACGAGTGATCGGGATACGGAGCCGACTGCGTGTGTTCGAGTGCCGCCGGGGAGTGAAACTGACGGCGATCAGGTGGGTGCGAAGTTGATGACGGCCCGTCCCGCACGCTTCGAAGTGGGGATGGGTTGTCCTCCGAGCGGCGAAAGATACTTAAGCGAATGCTTACCTATCGGGTGACGAGGTGATCGAGGATGCGGCGCCGACTGCGTCTGTTCGAGTGCCACCGTGGATTGAAACTGACGGCGATCAGGTGGGTGCGCCGTCGATGACGGCCCGTCCCGCATGCTTGGAAGTGGGGATGGGTTGTCCTTTAAACGGCGAACGATACTTAAGCGAATGCTTAACTATCGGGTGACGAGGTGATCGGGGATACGGAGCGACACCGTCTCTTCGCATGTCGCCGGGGATTGAAATTGACGATCGGGTGGGTGCGAAGTCGATGACGGCCCGCCGCACGCTTCGAAGTGGAGATGGGTTGTCTTCTGAGCGGCGAACGATACTTAAGTGAATGCTTAACTATCGGGGGTAATAGGATTCGGTGCGTGCGACTGAATCGCGTGCTGCCGCGGTTATAGATAGATCCTTCGGCCTGCACGCGCTTGCGCCGACGCTGATTACAGTCTGGCCGGCCTCAGACTCAGGATGACGTCGGCGGTGGGATCGGTGTGGGGGCATCGACCTCCCGTCCAGCACCGGGGACAGCGGACACAAACGGATGCCCTCCCGGTACCGACCCCCCTGATGACGCAGTTGGCGATCTTTGCGGCCGCGCTGCCGGCGGCGGTGCAGCGAAAGCCGGTCCCGGGAGCAGCTCCCGGAGACCGGCCTCTCGTTCACGCCGCCGCGATCGCGCTCAGTGGCGGCTGGCGTGCAGCACGCGGTAGATCCGCCCGCCACGGTCGTCGGTGATGTAGAGCGAGCCGTCCGGCCCCTGCGCCAGCCCGACCGGGCGGTGGTCCGCGTCGGCGGGGAGGTTCACCGCGCCGGGGCCGATGAAGCCGTCGGCGAACACCTCGGAGCCGCCCGACGGCAACCCGTTGCGGAAGGGGACGAACAGCACGTCGAACCCCTCGTCGCGGAACGGGTCGGGGCGGTTGAAGCCGCCGTGGAACGCCACGAACGCCCCGTCGCGGTACTTCCCGGGGAACTGCGTGCCGCTGTAGAAGAGCAGCCCGTTCGGCGCCCAGTGCGCCGGGAAGGTGAAGATCGGCCGCTCGGCCGTGGCGCAGCGCCCGATCGTGTGGCCGTCGCCGCCGTACTCGGGGCCCAGCACCTTGGTGTTCTGCCGGCCGTCCCAGTAGCAGTACGGCCACCCGTACGCCGCGCCCTGCCGGAAGCGGAGGAACTCCTCCGACGGCAGCTCCGCCTGGTCCTGGGGCGTGAACAGCGCCGGCCAGTAGAAGTTCAGGTTGTCCCGCCCGTGCATCACGCCGTACAGCTCGCCGTTTGCGGAGTTCAGCGCCAGGGCCACCACGTTGCGCGTCTGCGTGAGGAAGCGCGCGGCCGTGTTGTGCACCTGCCCGGTGAGGTTGGCGTCGTAGCGCCAGATGCCCGAGCGGACCGGCAGCTCCGGGCACGGATCCACCCCCGGCGACGCGGGCTGCCGGTTCACCACCTGGCACACGTCCGACGCCGAGCCGAGGTTCACGAACAGCGACCCATCGTCGGTGACTACGATCGACTTGGTGACGTGGTCGCCGGTCGCGGGCATGCCGGAGACGATGACCTCGGGGCCCGACACCGGCGTCAGGCTGGCCGGCGACATCCGGTAGCGCTCCACCCGGTCGTTCGGGGCGAAGTAGAGATACGGATCCTTGAAGAAGATCCCGTGCCCCGGACCCGATCCGAAGGTGGCGGTCTGGTCGGCCTTGCCGTCGCCGTTGGTGTCGCGCAGCGCCAGCACGCCGCCGCCGGGCGACTGGATCGCCACGAACACGTCGCCGTTGGGCGCCACGGCGATGTGGCGCGCGGCCGCGGGCGTGGTTCCGTCGGGGCGCCCGGCGTCGTAGACGACGAGCGCGCAGAAGCCGCCCGGCAGTGTCAGGCCGGCGTTGTCGGCGTCGCAGATCGCCCGCACGACGCCGCCCCGCGCCAGCGCGGGATCGTCCGGCAGCTGCGGCGGCCGGTCGCACGCCGCCGCGGCGGCAAGGACCAGCGGAAGCGTGACCCTGAAGCGAACGCGCATGTGCACCTCCCCGGTGGGCTCGGTTCCTCCACCCGCGGAACCGCTGCCGCGGGATGGGGCGTGCACGCGTCCAAGTTGCAGGCCATGCGACGAACATCGTCACCACGGGGATTTTACTGCATTCGCGGATCCGGCCGTGTCGCGTTATGTGACAGTGGCGCAACGGGTTGTATTCTCCTGCACCACGCCTTTCTGTTGCGTGGCGGGCGATCTGAACTGACGGCGATCAGGGAGGCGTGGCGGCCGATGACAGTCCGTCCCGGAAGCTTCGGCGTGGGGGATGGGTTGCCGTCTGAAACGGCGAACGATACTTAAGTGGATGCTTAACTATTATCCCGTCGACCAGGTCTTCCACGCGCTCGCCGATCCGGCGCGGCGGGCGATGGTGGAGCGGCTGTGCCATGCGCCGGCCACCGTCAGCGCGCTCGCCGAGCCGCTGGGCATCTCCCTACCCGCGGCCATGCAGCATCTGCAGGTGCTGGAGGCGAGCGGGCTGGTGCGCTCGGAGAAGGTCGGGCGGGTGCGCACCTGCCAGTTGGAGCCGGCTGCGTTGCGAACCGCGGAGGATTGGCTGCGCAAGCGGCGGCTGACCTGGTCGCGGGTGAACCGGCCGGGCGA belongs to Longimicrobium sp. and includes:
- a CDS encoding carboxymuconolactone decarboxylase family protein: MEARMSNPAVLVPEALKALQALNVASEKGGVPVKTMGLVHLRASQINGCAVCLDQHPRMMRKAGETDERLFALAGWRDAPYYSDAERAALALTEAVTRIGDRADPVPDEVWNEAARHYDEQGLASLLLSIATINVWNRLNVATRQVAGLSWS
- a CDS encoding sigma-70 family RNA polymerase sigma factor, whose product is MTETDWLARRFEANRTHLRAVAYRMLGSAAEADDAVQEAWLRLARADTSGVENLGGWLTTVVARVCLDMLRTRRSRGEESLDAAPGDAIGRGGGADPEREALLADSVGLALLVVLQKLAPAERVAFVLHDMFDLPFDEIAPIVGRTPTAARQLASRARRRVRGADAAPDRARQQEIVKAFLAASRGGDLEALLAVLDPDVVFRADRVAAAMGGHGELRGAAAVAATFKGRARAARPALVGDGVGLAVVVGGELRIVLATTIAGGKIVGIDAIADPERLRALDLTILDE
- a CDS encoding HD domain-containing phosphohydrolase, with the protein product MAILPGNRRQAAALASAALATAGLVGIGWALDAARRERTTRLMHRKLVDLLLNALTADDPVTARHSRRVADLSFALAQACGGLSRDEMATLRVGALLHDMGKIDDRFFVIVHSRKRLNEAQRAEIKHHPHQSAAILAPLEEMHPGLQRIVGSHHECWDGSGYPNGLAGERIPLAARIITVADVFDAMTQPRTYKDAMPVEEALEKLDEGAGRQFDPHLVELVESPAVLARWTEIAREGLDEERRHLRHPNPTEAVIREVSAEVSAGG
- a CDS encoding metalloregulator ArsR/SmtB family transcription factor, whose amino-acid sequence is MLNYYPVDQVFHALADPARRAMVERLCHAPATVSALAEPLGISLPAAMQHLQVLEASGLVRSEKVGRVRTCQLEPAALRTAEDWLRKRRLTWSRVNRPGEIPVEDGDGERDGPAGMAGAG
- a CDS encoding PQQ-dependent sugar dehydrogenase; amino-acid sequence: MRVRFRVTLPLVLAAAAACDRPPQLPDDPALARGGVVRAICDADNAGLTLPGGFCALVVYDAGRPDGTTPAAARHIAVAPNGDVFVAIQSPGGGVLALRDTNGDGKADQTATFGSGPGHGIFFKDPYLYFAPNDRVERYRMSPASLTPVSGPEVIVSGMPATGDHVTKSIVVTDDGSLFVNLGSASDVCQVVNRQPASPGVDPCPELPVRSGIWRYDANLTGQVHNTAARFLTQTRNVVALALNSANGELYGVMHGRDNLNFYWPALFTPQDQAELPSEEFLRFRQGAAYGWPYCYWDGRQNTKVLGPEYGGDGHTIGRCATAERPIFTFPAHWAPNGLLFYSGTQFPGKYRDGAFVAFHGGFNRPDPFRDEGFDVLFVPFRNGLPSGGSEVFADGFIGPGAVNLPADADHRPVGLAQGPDGSLYITDDRGGRIYRVLHASRH